Proteins from a genomic interval of Acanthopagrus latus isolate v.2019 chromosome 7, fAcaLat1.1, whole genome shotgun sequence:
- the si:dkeyp-100a1.6 gene encoding probable G-protein coupled receptor 160, whose translation MLPESSPGTTHTVKMLAILEQWNVESGCYMDNTARYLLMMLFKLGLDAAVHFLCCRKLYSSILSMCSLSIVLADSVVAFSLATMCFLGAEASPMSPCSLLAHASATYGAVPLPMMFLGLLDYCLEDTHFCKQRAFCRCLRNAVLILLIWLVAVAFSFCSVNTEPMELEYSTHVTALVCEVEESPLISCFTLLLFTAVICAMLPFWSSILKWQEEADRLSEAREEQENPKSDFLFVSTNCATEAESSQETHLEEINRPRPPLWLSLTLGFAMFWMPYLFISVLCLVLGFGVPAYITVNVLWMECTNSLLMGVVFWAKSSTLGPYDHLPENVCLWHVYWHLSKGTGQRQLPVAVFNPSKVKRTTLFYV comes from the coding sequence ATGCTGCCCGAGTCCTCTCCAGGAACTACTCATACCGTCAAAATGCTGGCCATTCTGGAGCAATGGAACGTGGAGTCTGGCTGTTACATGGACAACACTGCGAGGTATCTGTTAATGATGCTTTTCAAGTTGGGCCTGGACGCAGCAGTCCATTTCTTATGCTGCCGGAAGCTGTATAGCTCCATTCTAAGCATGTGCAGCCTGTCCATTGTCCTGGCTGACTCTGTGGTGGCGTTTTCTTTGGCAACCATGTGTTTTCTTGGGGCTGAAGCGTCTCCTATGTCACCCTGCTCCCTCTTGGCTCATGCCTCGGCGACATATGGAGCAGTGCCGCTGCCTATGATGTTCCTTGGTTTATTGGACTACTGTTTAGAAGATACCCACTTCTGCAAACAGAGGGCCTTCTGCAGATGCCTGAGAAACGCCGTTTTGATATTGCTGATATGGCTGGTAGCTGTCGccttctccttctgttctgtCAACACTGAGCCGATGGAACTGGAGTATTCGACGCATGTAACGGCTCTAGTTTGTGAAGTAGAGGAGTCTCCACTGATTAGCTGCTTCACTTTGCTGCTTTTCACAGCAGTGATTTGTGCCATGCTGCCCTTTTGGTCAAGTATTCTCAAGTGGcaagaggaggcagacaggttATCTGAAGCGAGGGAAGAACAAGAGAACCCCAAAAGCGACTTTTTGTTCGTCTCAACCAACTGCGCCACAGAGGCAGAAAGCAGCCAGGAGACTCATCTGGAGGAGATCAACAGGCCAAGACCACCTCTGTGGCTCAGTCTAACGCTGGGCTTTGCCATGTTTTGGATGCCTTATCTATTCATATCTGTGCTCTGCCTGGTCTTAGGCTTCGGAGTACCTGCCTACATCACTGTTAACGTTCTGTGGATGGAGTGCACCAACAGTTTACTGATGGGCGTGGTGTTCTGGGCCAAGAGCAGCACCCTAGGGCCGTACGACCATCTACCAGAAAACGTGTGCTTGTGGCATGTTTACTGGCATTTGAGCAAAGGAACAGGGCAGCGGCAGCTCCCGGTGGCTGTGTTCAACCCATCAAAAGTGAAGAGAACCACTCTCTTCTACGTGTGA
- the zgc:154075 gene encoding putative oxidoreductase YteT: protein MGQNSSQGSKMSSPVRVIVVGAGCRGEIYSQYASIHPERVKVVGIADPRKFARTKLQQQHKIEDENIFEDWHNMVEREKFADAALICTPDCLHKEPAMAFAKKGYHVLLEKPMATTAEDCTAIVEACTLSGVMLSVGHVLRYDPLIHRIKELIDAGVIGDVIHIQHLEPVGFYHFAHSFVRGNWRNEAESSFALLAKSCHDIDLIHHWAGARRCVKVSSFGSLSHFTKTNKPTGAADRCLDCSVERDCPYSARKIYVDRVKQGHTGWPVSVICPNSFPDIESVTEALRNGPYGRCVYECDNDVCSNQVVNMEFEGGVTAAFSMVAFTEEICQRKTTISGSKGELSYNGHEIRVFDFLTETATKHVAHKNTPKRFGMSGHGGADYHLMNAFVSAVANNDPSLIRSGPEETLQSHLLVFEAERSRLEGRVVYPGDTSHS, encoded by the exons ATGGGGCAAAACAG TTCACAGGGCTCAAAAATGTCTTCCCCTGTCCGTGTCATCGTGGTGGGAGCTGGCTGTCGAGGGGAGATCTACTCCCAGTATGCATCCATCCACCCTGAGCGAGTAAAG GTTGTTGGCATAGCTGATCCAAGGAAATTTGCCCGCACTAAacttcaacagcaacacaaaattgaagatgaaaacatatttgaag aCTGGCACAATATGGTTGAAAGAGAGAAGTTTGCAGATGCAGCCTTGATTTGTACCCCTGACTGCCTTCATAAG GAACCTGCGATGGCCTTTGCGAAGAAAGGCTACCATGTTCTGCTGGAGAAGCCGATGGCA ACAACTGCAGAAGACTGCACAGCGATCGTGGAGGCTTGTACTCTGAGTGGCGTGATGCTATCAGTGGGTCACGTTCTCCGCTATGATCCTCTCATCCACAGGATAAAG GAGCTGATTGATGCTGGAGTCATAGGTGACGTGATCCACATTCAGCACCTTGAGCCG GTTGGGTTTTACCACTTTGCTCACTCATTTGTTCGGGGGAACTGGAGGAATGAAGCAGAGAGCTCTTTTGCTCTTTTAGCCAAGTCATGTCATGACATTGACCTTATACATCACTGGGCCGGAGCGCGCAG GTGTGTCAAAGTGTCATCGTTTGGATCCCTCAGCCACTTcactaaaacaaacaag CCAACAGGTGCTGCAGATCGCTGCCTGGACTGTTCAGTAGAAAGAGACTGTCCGTACTCGGCGCGCAAAATCTACGTGGATAGAGTGAAACAG GGTCACACCGGCTGGCCTGTGTCAGTCATATGTCCGAACTCATTCCCAGACATCGAGTCAGTCACTGAGGCACTGAGGAACGGACCGTATGGCCGCTGTGTCTACGAGTGTGACAACGACGTCTGCAGTAACCAG GTTGTTAACATGGAGTTTGAAGGAGGTGTGACAGCAGCCTTTTCTATGGTGGCGTTCACTGAGGAGATCTGCCAGCGAAAAACAACCATCTCTGGCAGCAAG GGGGAGCTTTCCTACAATGGCCATGAGATACGCGTGTTTGATTTTCTGACGGAGACAGCCACGAAGCACGTGGCACACAAAAATACTCCCAAGCGCTTTGGCATGAGTGGACATGGTGGAGCAGACTACCACCTTATGAATGcctttgtttctgctgtggCC AACAATGACCCATCCCTGATCCGCTCAGGACCTGAGGAGACGCTGCAGAGTCATTTGTTGGTGTTTGAAGCAGAGCGTTCGCGACTGGAGGGCAGGGTGGTGTACCCTGGTGACACTAGCCACAGCTAG
- the LOC119022778 gene encoding coiled-coil domain-containing protein 114-like isoform X3: MLACEGRVVEELEAEKDKVASLNDQISEWERKLVGQRTGGGTAHCSMKSENNIQKIKNKLHRSIECFNTLMSRNGELREELKTLQLEKKQFLHVQSLLEKELHAVCKDTGNLITKCTEAFAASAEMKETQRTLRDQNAKDAQYLEQRRNLQPELSSNGYLKAFLHTKANACSRDADHRRVEKCKQSGSKELDVKDFENLMTHILNEMGEITLDKLISNFIQMEEQSYTLLNFVNYQRNELEAVRRQNAQLCSERETRVAEEQKQQEQDRALQLTLAVKREATKQQLAVYQQRLQLKEKLLDQLKEGVKSLLQVSYDSCDQSGSSDRIQDENIKESLTMVEDRVNELLTLLSYVHFQEKLSKWDSLTTIAQQLLGRTAPAVRLNTAAATPSPKCTDLK; encoded by the exons ATGTTGGCCTGTGAGGGCAGAGTGGTTGAGGAGCTGGAAGCGGAAAAAGACAAAGTGGCGTCTCTGAATGATCAG aTTTCGGAATGGGAGAGGAAGCTGGTTGGACAGAGGACTGGTGGGGGAACTGCACACTGCAGTAtgaaatctgaaaacaacatacaaaagataaaaaacaaactgcacagg AGTATCGAATGCTTCAATACGCTGATGTCCAGAAATGGAGAGTTGAGGGAGGAACTGAAGACACTGCAGCTGGAGAAGAAACAGTTCCTACATGTTCAGTCCCTGCTGGAAAAG GAACTCCATGCAGTTTGCAAGGATACTGGTAACCTGATCACTAAATGTACTGAAGCCTTTGCTGCCAG TGCGGAgatgaaagaaacacagaggacgCTGAGGGACCAGAATGCAAAAGATGCTCAGTATCTTGAACAAAGAAGAAACCTGCAACCAGAGTTGTCCTCTAACGGCTACTTAAAGGCTTTCTTACACACAAAGGCCAATGCATGCAGCCGTGATGCCGACCACAGAAGAG TGGAGAAGTGTAAGCAGTCAGGGTCAAAGGAACTGGATGTGAAAGACTTTGAGAATCTTATGACACACATCCTCAATGAGATGGGGGAAATCACCCTGGACAAACTGATCAGCAACTTCATACAAA TGGAGGAGCAGAGCTACACTTTACTGAATTTTGTCAACTACCAGCGCAATGAACTAGAGGCCGTGCGAAGGCAGAACGCTCAG CTttgcagtgagagagagacccGTGTGGCTGaagagcagaagcagcaggagcaggatcGAGCTCTTCAGCTGACACTTGCTGTCAAACGAGAGGCTACCAAGCAACAGCTGGCAGTGTATCAGCAACGTCTTCAGCTCAAGGAAAAGCTCCTAGATCAGCTCAAAGAAG GTGTTAAGTCATTGCTTCAGGTCAGCTACGACAGCTGTGACCAGTCGGGCTCATCTGATAGAATCCAGGACGAAAACATCAAAGAGTCACTGACAATGGTGGAGGACAGAGTTAATGAGCTTCTCACACTGCTGTCCTACGTTCACTTCCAGGAAAAGCTCAGCAAGTGG GACAGTCTCACTACCATTGCACAGCAGCTCCTGGGAAGGACTGCCCCAGCTGTCAGACTGAACACTGCTGCTGCGACCCCTTCACCAAAGTGTACAG atttaaagtaa
- the ppih gene encoding peptidyl-prolyl cis-trans isomerase H: protein MSIQVQPTNPNNPIVFFDITIGGQDVGRMKMELFADVVPKTAENFRQFCTGEYRKDGVPIGYKGCTFHRLIKDFMIQGGDFVNGDGTGICSIYGGPFADENFKYKHSAPGLLSMANSGPGTNGCQFFITCAKCDWLDGKHVVFGKVVDGLLAMRKIENIMTGPNNKPKLAIVIAQCGEM from the exons ATGTCAATCCAAGTCCAGCCAACGAATCCAAACAACCCGATTGTCTTCTTTGACATAACCATCGGCGGGCAG GATGTCGGACGGATGAAGATGGAGCTGTTTGCTGATGTGGTTCCAAAGACAGCAGAAAATTTCCG GCAGTTCTGCACCGGAGAGTACAG GAAGGATGGCGTTCCTATTGGTTACAAAGGCTGCACATTCCACAG GTTGATCAAAGACTTCATGATACAAGGAGGTGACTTCGTAAAC GGTGATGGAACTGGTATCTGCAGCATCTACGGGGGCCCATTTGCAGATGAAAACTTCAAATACAAGCATTCTGCGCCTGGTCTTCTGTCCATG GCGAACAGTGGACCAGGGACAAATGGTTGTCAGTTCTTCATTACCTGCGCTAAATGCGACTGGTTAGATGGAAAGCATGTTGTCTTTG GGAAAGTGGTTGATGGCTTGCTGGCCATGAGAAAAATTGAG AACATCATGACAGGACCCAACAACAAGCCCAAGCTCGCCATCGTCATCGCCCAGTGTGGAGAGATGTGA
- the LOC119022778 gene encoding coiled-coil domain-containing protein 114-like isoform X1 yields MRPSFPARRQLLLDPCTETYLTELQQQYRRAERAKREHTNKTRGLIQRSKQDVQRLQDEREGFLRNLRVFHSCFSFGADGSDVQDPAAMLACEGRVVEELEAEKDKVASLNDQISEWERKLVGQRTGGGTAHCSMKSENNIQKIKNKLHRSIECFNTLMSRNGELREELKTLQLEKKQFLHVQSLLEKELHAVCKDTGNLITKCTEAFAASAEMKETQRTLRDQNAKDAQYLEQRRNLQPELSSNGYLKAFLHTKANACSRDADHRRVEKCKQSGSKELDVKDFENLMTHILNEMGEITLDKLISNFIQMEEQSYTLLNFVNYQRNELEAVRRQNAQLCSERETRVAEEQKQQEQDRALQLTLAVKREATKQQLAVYQQRLQLKEKLLDQLKEGVKSLLQVSYDSCDQSGSSDRIQDENIKESLTMVEDRVNELLTLLSYVHFQEKLSKWDSLTTIAQQLLGRTAPAVRLNTAAATPSPKCTDLK; encoded by the exons CTGAGACATACCTGaccgagctgcagcagcagtaccGCAGAGCAGAGAGGGCCAAGCGGGAGCATACCAACAAAACTCGAGGCCTGATCCAAAGATCCAA ACAAGATGTCCAGAGGCTCCAGGATGAACGTGAAGGGTTTTTACGCAACCTCAGGGTCTTTCACAGTTGTTTTAGCTTTGGCGCCGATGGTAGTGATGTTCAAGATCCCGCTGCCATGTTGGCCTGTGAGGGCAGAGTGGTTGAGGAGCTGGAAGCGGAAAAAGACAAAGTGGCGTCTCTGAATGATCAG aTTTCGGAATGGGAGAGGAAGCTGGTTGGACAGAGGACTGGTGGGGGAACTGCACACTGCAGTAtgaaatctgaaaacaacatacaaaagataaaaaacaaactgcacagg AGTATCGAATGCTTCAATACGCTGATGTCCAGAAATGGAGAGTTGAGGGAGGAACTGAAGACACTGCAGCTGGAGAAGAAACAGTTCCTACATGTTCAGTCCCTGCTGGAAAAG GAACTCCATGCAGTTTGCAAGGATACTGGTAACCTGATCACTAAATGTACTGAAGCCTTTGCTGCCAG TGCGGAgatgaaagaaacacagaggacgCTGAGGGACCAGAATGCAAAAGATGCTCAGTATCTTGAACAAAGAAGAAACCTGCAACCAGAGTTGTCCTCTAACGGCTACTTAAAGGCTTTCTTACACACAAAGGCCAATGCATGCAGCCGTGATGCCGACCACAGAAGAG TGGAGAAGTGTAAGCAGTCAGGGTCAAAGGAACTGGATGTGAAAGACTTTGAGAATCTTATGACACACATCCTCAATGAGATGGGGGAAATCACCCTGGACAAACTGATCAGCAACTTCATACAAA TGGAGGAGCAGAGCTACACTTTACTGAATTTTGTCAACTACCAGCGCAATGAACTAGAGGCCGTGCGAAGGCAGAACGCTCAG CTttgcagtgagagagagacccGTGTGGCTGaagagcagaagcagcaggagcaggatcGAGCTCTTCAGCTGACACTTGCTGTCAAACGAGAGGCTACCAAGCAACAGCTGGCAGTGTATCAGCAACGTCTTCAGCTCAAGGAAAAGCTCCTAGATCAGCTCAAAGAAG GTGTTAAGTCATTGCTTCAGGTCAGCTACGACAGCTGTGACCAGTCGGGCTCATCTGATAGAATCCAGGACGAAAACATCAAAGAGTCACTGACAATGGTGGAGGACAGAGTTAATGAGCTTCTCACACTGCTGTCCTACGTTCACTTCCAGGAAAAGCTCAGCAAGTGG GACAGTCTCACTACCATTGCACAGCAGCTCCTGGGAAGGACTGCCCCAGCTGTCAGACTGAACACTGCTGCTGCGACCCCTTCACCAAAGTGTACAG atttaaagtaa
- the LOC119022778 gene encoding outer dynein arm protein 1-like isoform X2, whose translation MRPSFPARRQLLLDPCTETYLTELQQQYRRAERAKREHTNKTRGLIQRSKQDVQRLQDEREGFLRNLRVFHSCFSFGADGSDVQDPAAMLACEGRVVEELEAEKDKVASLNDQISEWERKLVGQRTGGGTAHCSMKSENNIQKIKNKLHRELHAVCKDTGNLITKCTEAFAASAEMKETQRTLRDQNAKDAQYLEQRRNLQPELSSNGYLKAFLHTKANACSRDADHRRVEKCKQSGSKELDVKDFENLMTHILNEMGEITLDKLISNFIQMEEQSYTLLNFVNYQRNELEAVRRQNAQLCSERETRVAEEQKQQEQDRALQLTLAVKREATKQQLAVYQQRLQLKEKLLDQLKEGVKSLLQVSYDSCDQSGSSDRIQDENIKESLTMVEDRVNELLTLLSYVHFQEKLSKWDSLTTIAQQLLGRTAPAVRLNTAAATPSPKCTDLK comes from the exons CTGAGACATACCTGaccgagctgcagcagcagtaccGCAGAGCAGAGAGGGCCAAGCGGGAGCATACCAACAAAACTCGAGGCCTGATCCAAAGATCCAA ACAAGATGTCCAGAGGCTCCAGGATGAACGTGAAGGGTTTTTACGCAACCTCAGGGTCTTTCACAGTTGTTTTAGCTTTGGCGCCGATGGTAGTGATGTTCAAGATCCCGCTGCCATGTTGGCCTGTGAGGGCAGAGTGGTTGAGGAGCTGGAAGCGGAAAAAGACAAAGTGGCGTCTCTGAATGATCAG aTTTCGGAATGGGAGAGGAAGCTGGTTGGACAGAGGACTGGTGGGGGAACTGCACACTGCAGTAtgaaatctgaaaacaacatacaaaagataaaaaacaaactgcacagg GAACTCCATGCAGTTTGCAAGGATACTGGTAACCTGATCACTAAATGTACTGAAGCCTTTGCTGCCAG TGCGGAgatgaaagaaacacagaggacgCTGAGGGACCAGAATGCAAAAGATGCTCAGTATCTTGAACAAAGAAGAAACCTGCAACCAGAGTTGTCCTCTAACGGCTACTTAAAGGCTTTCTTACACACAAAGGCCAATGCATGCAGCCGTGATGCCGACCACAGAAGAG TGGAGAAGTGTAAGCAGTCAGGGTCAAAGGAACTGGATGTGAAAGACTTTGAGAATCTTATGACACACATCCTCAATGAGATGGGGGAAATCACCCTGGACAAACTGATCAGCAACTTCATACAAA TGGAGGAGCAGAGCTACACTTTACTGAATTTTGTCAACTACCAGCGCAATGAACTAGAGGCCGTGCGAAGGCAGAACGCTCAG CTttgcagtgagagagagacccGTGTGGCTGaagagcagaagcagcaggagcaggatcGAGCTCTTCAGCTGACACTTGCTGTCAAACGAGAGGCTACCAAGCAACAGCTGGCAGTGTATCAGCAACGTCTTCAGCTCAAGGAAAAGCTCCTAGATCAGCTCAAAGAAG GTGTTAAGTCATTGCTTCAGGTCAGCTACGACAGCTGTGACCAGTCGGGCTCATCTGATAGAATCCAGGACGAAAACATCAAAGAGTCACTGACAATGGTGGAGGACAGAGTTAATGAGCTTCTCACACTGCTGTCCTACGTTCACTTCCAGGAAAAGCTCAGCAAGTGG GACAGTCTCACTACCATTGCACAGCAGCTCCTGGGAAGGACTGCCCCAGCTGTCAGACTGAACACTGCTGCTGCGACCCCTTCACCAAAGTGTACAG atttaaagtaa
- the taf10 gene encoding transcription initiation factor TFIID subunit 10, with product MNIDNVNQSVTTGVSSTTSSTSSNCIVNDNATTNVSSIPSVTSNVSASAAMVTPSADTSVSNGVYVPGGITNGDVKPAISTTPLADFLMQLEEYTPTIPDAVTGYYLNRAGFEASDPRIIRLISLASQKFISDIANDALQYCKMKGTASGSSRSKTKDKKYTLTMEDLTPALTEYGINVKKPYYFT from the exons ATGAATATCGACAACGTTAATCAGTCTGTCACAACTGGAGTGTCATCTACGACGTCTTCAACTTCAAGCAACTGTATCGTAAATGATAATGCAACAACCAACGTCAGCAGCATCCCTTCGGTCACGAGTAATG TTTCAGCCTCTGCTGCCATGGTGACACCATCAGCAGACACATCTGTGTCCAACGGTGTCTATGTTCCTGGTGGCATCACCAATGGAGATGTGAAGCCTGCCATCTCTACCACACCCTTGGCAGATTTCCTCATGCAGCTGGAGGAGTACACTCCCACA aTTCCTGATGCAGTTACAGGCTATTACCTCAACCGGGCTGGCTTTGAAGCTTCTGATCCAAGAAT aATCCGCCTGATCTCGCTTGCCTCTCAGAAGTTCATCTCAGACATTGCCAATGATGCCTTGCAGTACTGTAAAATGAAGGGGACAGCCTCAGGTAGCTCGAGGAGTAAGACTAAG GATAAGAAGTACACTCTGACTATGGAGGACCTGACTCCTGCCCTCACAGAATACGGCATCAATGTCAAGAAACCATATTACTTTACATAA